The following coding sequences lie in one Apium graveolens cultivar Ventura chromosome 3, ASM990537v1, whole genome shotgun sequence genomic window:
- the LOC141714280 gene encoding uncharacterized protein LOC141714280, producing MPRTAIKGQALADFLLESDSAVDDKALVVLQPPHNEESLEEFPHPWWNLHVDGTVNNGGAGAGIVLVSPEGHHLMSAIHFKFYATNNDAEYEALINGLKIALEMGVRNLIARSDSELVVNQVNGGFQARGPRTELYLRCTQRLIGKFNDVRLECVPREKNSNADALAKMGSQ from the coding sequence ATGCCCCGTACAGCAATTAAAGGACAAGCCTTAGCCGattttttgttggaatctgatTCTGCTGTTGATGATAAGGCTTTGGTAGTGCTACAGCCCCCTCATAATGAAGAATCTTTAGAAGAGTTCCCACATCCCTGGTGGAACTTACATGTAGATGGGAcagttaacaatggaggagcaggtgCAGGCATAGTACTCGTGTCTCCAGAAGGCCATCATCTGATGAGTGCAATTCACTTCAAATTTTATGCAACGAATAATGACGCGGAGTATGAAGCATTGATTAATGGCTTAAAGATCGCTTTGGAAATGGGGGTGCGAAACCTAATTGCGAGGAGTGACTCGGAGCTGGTGGTGAATCAGGTGAATGGGGGGTTTCAAGCGCGAGGCCCGCGAACGGAATTATACTTGAGATGCACGCAGCGCCTGATCGGAAAGTTCAATGACGTTAGGTTGGAATGTGTACCGCGGGAAAAGAACAGCAACGCAGATGCTTTAGCGAAAATGGGGTCGCAGTAA
- the LOC141714282 gene encoding uncharacterized protein LOC141714282 — MVPVEVGSGSLRRGRYTEEDAEVNQRLHLDLLEETRENSQLRLAAYKQRAARYYNKKVKGQLLKVGDLVLRKVMPNTKNPQHGVFAANWEGPYKIKAILWKWTYHLEDMEGKLVPRAWNAEHLRKYYQ, encoded by the coding sequence ATGGTCCCCGTAGAAGTTGGTTCGGGATCGCTTCGCAGAGGTCGTTACACAGAGGAGGATGCAgaggttaatcaaaggcttcatttgGATCTCTTGGAAGAAACAAGAGAGAATTCTCAGCTGAGGCTTGCGGCGTATAAGCAACGTGccgcaaggtattataacaagaaggtaaagggacaGCTGCTAAAGGTAGGGGATTTGGTGCTCAGGAAGGTGATGCCAAACACGAAAAATCCCCAGCATGGAGTGTTTGcagctaattgggaaggaccatacaagataaAGGCCATCTTGTGGAAATGGACTTATCACCTTGAGGATATGGAAGGGAAACTAGTTCCGCGAGCTTGGAACGCGGAACATCTCCggaagtattatcagtaa